A genomic segment from Lignipirellula cremea encodes:
- a CDS encoding alpha/beta hydrolase has protein sequence MSKSWMLLLPAVLLGACLLADSAQAQPKKRATPPTRPFDAPGSPSFTRLDGKPGVNPPADVNGNFVIGPEYAPAPERQVMEGVPQGKVSQFTMDSTQGKLFNPGIARDVFGTVDPKNPKTLIVDTHEIDYQRQITVYVPAQYKPGSEAPFMVIHDGPKGKPDMTVPHILDNLIAQKRAPAMVVIMIANGGGDAQGHERGREYDTMSGLFAEYIETEVLPLVEKNCDVKLTKDPDGRAAMGSSSGGSAALIMAWYRPDLYHRVLTTSGTFVNQQWPFNPETPDGAWGFHNKLIPESDRKPLRIFLAVGDRDSLNPNIMRDDMHDWVEANHRMAKVLKEKGYPYQYLFCLNAGHGVGNAKAQFLPHAIEWVWHGYGEKK, from the coding sequence ATGTCGAAATCGTGGATGCTACTTCTCCCGGCGGTTCTCCTGGGCGCCTGCCTGCTGGCGGATTCCGCCCAGGCCCAACCCAAAAAAAGAGCGACGCCGCCGACCCGCCCGTTCGATGCTCCGGGCTCGCCGTCCTTTACCCGACTGGATGGAAAGCCGGGCGTGAATCCTCCGGCCGATGTGAACGGCAATTTCGTCATCGGCCCCGAATACGCCCCCGCCCCGGAACGCCAGGTGATGGAAGGCGTACCCCAAGGGAAGGTGTCGCAGTTCACCATGGACTCCACCCAGGGGAAGCTCTTTAATCCAGGCATTGCCCGGGACGTGTTCGGCACGGTCGATCCCAAGAACCCCAAAACGCTGATCGTCGACACGCACGAGATCGACTACCAGAGGCAGATCACCGTCTATGTTCCGGCCCAGTACAAGCCCGGCAGCGAGGCGCCCTTTATGGTCATCCATGACGGACCTAAAGGAAAACCCGACATGACCGTGCCGCACATTCTGGATAACCTGATCGCCCAGAAGCGCGCGCCGGCGATGGTCGTGATCATGATCGCCAACGGCGGCGGCGACGCCCAGGGACATGAGCGGGGCCGCGAATACGACACCATGTCGGGCCTGTTCGCCGAATACATCGAGACAGAAGTGCTGCCGCTGGTGGAGAAAAATTGCGACGTCAAGCTGACCAAGGATCCCGACGGACGCGCCGCCATGGGCAGCAGCTCCGGCGGCTCGGCGGCGCTCATCATGGCCTGGTATCGGCCCGACCTGTATCACCGCGTGCTGACAACTTCTGGCACCTTTGTGAACCAGCAATGGCCCTTCAACCCGGAAACGCCCGACGGCGCCTGGGGCTTCCATAACAAGCTGATCCCCGAAAGCGACCGCAAGCCGCTGCGGATCTTTCTGGCCGTCGGCGACCGCGACAGCCTGAACCCCAACATCATGCGCGACGACATGCACGACTGGGTCGAGGCCAACCATCGCATGGCCAAGGTGCTCAAAGAAAAAGGGTACCCCTACCAGTATCTGTTCTGCCTCAACGCCGGGCACGGCGTCGGCAACGCCAAAGCCCAGTTCCTGCCCCACGCCATCGAATGGGTCTGGCACGGTTATGGTGAGAAGAAGTAG